In one Streptomyces venezuelae genomic region, the following are encoded:
- a CDS encoding trypco2 family protein — protein sequence MSEPIGVGEAVQALRDELLEAAAAGAGSNVQFEVGPIELEFAVTLTREATAKVGLGRVLGTVVSAGASGRLTKEDVHHVKLVLTPRDQTGNPLLISNEHPPETGSLEPSFGR from the coding sequence ATGAGTGAGCCCATCGGGGTCGGCGAGGCCGTACAGGCGCTCCGGGACGAGCTGCTGGAAGCGGCCGCCGCGGGCGCCGGCAGCAACGTGCAGTTCGAGGTCGGCCCCATCGAGCTGGAGTTCGCGGTCACCCTCACCAGGGAGGCCACCGCCAAAGTGGGCCTCGGTCGGGTGCTGGGCACGGTGGTGTCGGCGGGCGCCTCCGGACGGCTCACGAAGGAGGACGTGCACCACGTGAAGCTCGTCCTCACGCCGCGGGACCAGACCGGCAACCCGCTTCTGATCAGCAACGAGCACCCGCCGGAGACCGGCAGTCTCGAACCCTCCTTCGGGCGCTGA
- a CDS encoding ABC transporter permease, translating into MTTESAPTDPTQADPVPAAAAVPAAKSARSLAWTRRRHSAARFWREYRTHRAGLVGLAVLVLIALAAVFAPLLVGSDAQSVTGAPGDPMESPSAEFPLGTDQFGRDLLGLLVWGARMSLTVGLLAAVLSVAIGTLVGITAGHFKGWYATVIMRITDWFLVMPTLVLAIALAAVMSGTIWTIILAIGVTTWPTTARLVRAQTLAVESRPYIERAQALGGGHGHIMARHVLPNVMPLVLAQTTLVISGAILTEATLAFLGLGDPTSVSWGGLLQDAREAGAVSAGHWWYLAPPGLAIAVVALAFTLCGRAVESVLNPRLGATR; encoded by the coding sequence ATGACGACCGAATCCGCACCGACCGACCCGACACAGGCCGACCCCGTGCCCGCCGCCGCGGCGGTGCCCGCCGCCAAGAGCGCGCGGTCACTCGCCTGGACGCGGCGCAGGCACTCGGCGGCGCGCTTCTGGCGCGAGTACCGCACGCACCGCGCCGGGCTCGTCGGCCTCGCCGTGCTCGTCCTGATCGCCCTCGCCGCGGTCTTCGCGCCGCTGCTCGTCGGCTCCGACGCGCAGAGCGTGACCGGCGCGCCGGGCGATCCGATGGAGTCGCCGAGTGCGGAGTTCCCGCTCGGGACCGACCAGTTCGGGCGCGACCTGCTGGGCCTGCTCGTGTGGGGCGCGCGCATGTCGCTGACCGTGGGGCTGCTCGCCGCCGTGCTCTCGGTGGCCATCGGCACGCTCGTCGGGATCACCGCCGGGCACTTCAAGGGCTGGTACGCCACCGTGATCATGCGCATCACCGACTGGTTCCTGGTGATGCCGACGCTCGTGCTCGCCATCGCGCTCGCCGCGGTGATGTCCGGCACGATCTGGACGATCATCCTGGCGATCGGCGTGACGACCTGGCCGACCACGGCCCGCCTGGTCCGGGCGCAGACCCTCGCCGTGGAGTCCCGGCCCTACATCGAACGGGCGCAGGCACTCGGCGGCGGCCACGGCCACATCATGGCCCGACACGTCCTGCCCAACGTCATGCCGCTCGTCCTCGCGCAGACCACACTGGTCATCTCCGGCGCCATCCTCACCGAGGCCACGCTCGCGTTCCTCGGCCTCGGCGACCCGACGAGCGTGTCGTGGGGCGGCCTGCTGCAGGACGCGCGCGAGGCCGGCGCGGTCAGCGCGGGGCACTGGTGGTACCTCGCCCCGCCCGGTCTCGCCATCGCGGTCGTCGCGCTGGCGTTCACGCTGTGCGGCCGTGCCGTGGAATCCGTGCTCAACCCCAGGCTGGGGGCCACCCGTTGA
- a CDS encoding bifunctional riboflavin kinase/FAD synthetase, with product MQRWRGLEDIPQDWGRSVVTIGSYDGVHRGHQLIIGRAVERARELGVPAVVVTFDPHPSEVVRPGSHPPLLAPHHRRAELMADLGVDALLILPFTTEFSKLSPADFVVKVLVDKLHARVVVEGPNFRFGHKAAGNVDFLAELGGTYDYEVDVVDLYVSGEAGGGEPFSSTLTRRLIAEGDVTGAAEILGRPHRVEGVVVRGAQRGRELGFPTANVETLPHTAVPADGVYAGWLHAQGEAMPAAISVGTNPQFDGTERTVEAYAIDRVGLDLYGLHVAVDFLSFVRGQAKFDTIDSLLVAMADDVKRCRELVEAARKP from the coding sequence GTGCAGCGCTGGCGTGGCTTGGAGGACATCCCCCAGGACTGGGGGCGCAGCGTCGTCACCATTGGTTCCTACGACGGCGTGCACCGCGGGCACCAGCTCATCATCGGCCGTGCGGTGGAGCGCGCCCGTGAGCTCGGCGTGCCCGCCGTCGTCGTCACCTTCGACCCGCACCCCAGCGAGGTCGTCCGCCCCGGCAGCCACCCGCCGCTCCTCGCCCCGCACCACCGGCGCGCCGAGCTGATGGCGGATCTTGGGGTGGACGCGCTCCTCATCCTCCCCTTCACCACCGAGTTCTCGAAGCTGTCGCCCGCGGACTTCGTGGTCAAGGTCCTCGTCGACAAGCTGCACGCGCGCGTGGTCGTCGAGGGCCCCAACTTCCGCTTCGGCCACAAGGCGGCGGGCAACGTCGACTTCCTGGCCGAGCTCGGCGGAACGTACGACTACGAGGTGGACGTCGTCGACCTCTACGTGAGCGGCGAGGCGGGCGGCGGCGAGCCGTTCTCCTCCACGCTGACCCGCCGCCTGATCGCCGAGGGCGACGTCACCGGAGCGGCGGAGATCCTCGGCCGCCCGCACCGCGTCGAGGGCGTCGTCGTGCGCGGCGCGCAGCGCGGCCGGGAGCTGGGCTTCCCCACGGCGAACGTGGAGACCCTGCCGCACACGGCCGTCCCCGCGGACGGCGTCTACGCCGGCTGGCTGCACGCCCAGGGCGAGGCGATGCCGGCGGCGATCTCGGTCGGCACGAACCCGCAGTTCGACGGGACGGAGCGCACGGTGGAGGCATACGCGATCGACCGCGTCGGCCTCGACCTGTACGGCCTGCACGTGGCCGTGGACTTCCTGTCCTTCGTCCGCGGCCAGGCCAAGTTCGACACGATCGACTCGCTGCTCGTGGCGATGGCGGATGATGTGAAGCGGTGCCGCGAACTGGTCGAGGCGGCGCGGAAGCCCTGA
- a CDS encoding ABC transporter permease: MTADSNPALLDTEGPKGPGADGDPAAAGAASARGPRDRNTRAYLLYVAGKIGGAVVSLFAVLVTSFFLFRLIPGDPVKQMTGGQRVSSEQLAAMRKEFGLDKSVMAQFWDYTGNVLTGDFGTSYQFHAPVMDKITEALPATLLLTGTAYVLYTIIGIWLGTRTAWRNGKLGDRFNTGLALTLYSVPSFWLGLLLIITFSVGIGPIPGMFPTGGLESGGETGFAYVIDVAHHMVLPVITLVAVGYAQTLLVMRSSLLDEMGSDYLTTARAKGLRDDLVRRRHAVPNAMLPTVTLMFVNLGTVVAGAILVETVFSWPGLGGLFYQALSVPDLPLVQGLFFVFSVAVILMNTLADVIYPLLDPRVGR, translated from the coding sequence ATGACCGCTGACAGCAATCCCGCACTGCTCGACACCGAGGGCCCCAAGGGTCCCGGGGCCGACGGCGACCCGGCCGCTGCCGGGGCGGCGTCGGCCCGCGGGCCCCGGGACCGCAACACCCGCGCCTACCTCCTCTATGTGGCGGGCAAGATCGGCGGCGCGGTCGTGTCGCTGTTCGCCGTGCTCGTCACCAGCTTCTTCCTGTTCCGGCTGATCCCCGGCGACCCCGTCAAGCAGATGACGGGCGGCCAGCGGGTCTCATCCGAGCAACTCGCCGCGATGCGCAAGGAGTTCGGACTCGACAAGTCCGTCATGGCCCAGTTCTGGGACTACACCGGCAACGTCCTGACCGGCGACTTCGGTACGTCCTATCAGTTCCACGCGCCCGTGATGGACAAGATCACCGAGGCGCTGCCCGCGACGCTCCTGCTCACCGGAACGGCGTACGTCCTCTACACGATCATCGGCATCTGGCTCGGCACGCGCACCGCGTGGCGCAACGGCAAGCTCGGCGACCGCTTCAACACCGGGCTCGCCCTGACGCTGTACTCGGTGCCGTCGTTCTGGCTGGGGCTGCTGCTGATCATCACCTTCTCGGTGGGCATCGGGCCCATTCCCGGGATGTTCCCGACCGGCGGCCTGGAGTCCGGGGGCGAGACCGGCTTCGCGTACGTCATCGACGTCGCGCACCACATGGTGCTTCCCGTCATCACCCTGGTCGCGGTCGGATACGCGCAGACGCTGCTCGTCATGAGGTCGTCGCTGCTCGACGAGATGGGGAGCGACTATCTGACGACCGCGCGGGCGAAGGGGCTGCGGGACGATCTCGTACGGCGTCGGCACGCCGTTCCCAACGCCATGCTGCCGACCGTCACCCTGATGTTCGTCAACCTCGGCACGGTCGTGGCGGGCGCCATCCTCGTCGAGACCGTGTTCTCCTGGCCGGGCCTCGGCGGGCTCTTCTACCAGGCGCTGAGCGTGCCCGATCTGCCGCTGGTGCAGGGGCTGTTCTTCGTCTTCTCCGTCGCGGTGATCCTGATGAACACCCTGGCCGACGTGATCTATCCGCTGCTCGATCCCCGGGTGGGCCGATGA
- a CDS encoding ABC transporter substrate-binding protein — protein sequence MDTQDQHGRSAAPRRDAAPQRRATPRHRPHPHRRLKVTLAGGVAAFTLTAGFATPLNPAPQEAQAKADDGGKKVLTVAVAQSVDSLSPFLAQRLLSTSIHRLTYEYLTNYDAKDNKAVPGFAKKWESSEDKLTWTYTIRGDSKWSDGKQATAEDAAWTFNKVMSKEGTATANSNFVTNFRKVTAPSPTKLVIELKKPQATMAALDVPIVPKHVWEKVDDISKFNNDKDFPVVGNGPFTLTDYKVDQYVRLKANKDFWRGSPKFDELVFKTYKDQDAAVSALRKGEVSFVAGQPALTPAQAESLKNEDNIKVNEGPGRRFFALATNPGAKTLDGKKFGDGHPALLDKKVRQALFLSVDREALVDKVFQGHAVEGAGYIPPRFSEYAWKPSAEQELKYDPKKAAQLLDEAGYKENSSGKRVGKDGKPLDFRILCHATDPNDKAVGKYLKEWWGELGIGLKVNCLDDVSVPWYAGEYDLAFDGWSVNPDPDFVLGIHTCAALPKKAKESAATDNFICDKKYDDLYDKQLAEYDQGKRADIVKQMESWLYDSGYMNVLAYPNAVEAYRTDQIKSITTMPTAAGNIYGQDGYWSWWSAVPADGKSSSKDGSSTGVIIGIAAAAVVLVGGGVLFALRRRSTAEDRE from the coding sequence ATGGACACACAAGATCAGCACGGCAGATCAGCAGCACCCCGGCGAGACGCAGCACCCCAGCGGAGAGCAACACCCCGGCACCGCCCCCACCCCCACCGCCGCCTCAAGGTCACCCTCGCCGGTGGCGTCGCCGCGTTCACTCTGACGGCCGGCTTCGCCACGCCACTCAATCCGGCCCCGCAGGAAGCACAGGCCAAGGCGGACGACGGCGGGAAGAAGGTGCTCACCGTCGCCGTGGCGCAGAGCGTCGACTCGCTCAGCCCGTTCCTCGCCCAGCGGCTGCTCAGCACCAGCATCCACCGGCTGACGTACGAGTACCTGACGAACTACGACGCCAAGGACAACAAGGCGGTCCCGGGCTTCGCCAAGAAGTGGGAGTCCTCCGAGGACAAGCTGACCTGGACGTACACCATCCGGGGCGACTCCAAGTGGTCGGACGGGAAGCAGGCCACCGCCGAGGACGCGGCGTGGACGTTCAACAAGGTGATGTCCAAGGAAGGCACCGCCACCGCGAACTCGAACTTCGTCACCAACTTCAGGAAGGTGACCGCGCCGAGCCCCACCAAGCTGGTCATCGAGTTGAAGAAGCCGCAGGCGACCATGGCCGCCCTCGATGTGCCGATCGTTCCCAAGCACGTCTGGGAGAAGGTCGACGACATCTCGAAGTTCAACAACGACAAGGACTTCCCCGTCGTCGGCAACGGGCCGTTCACCCTGACGGACTACAAGGTCGATCAGTACGTACGGCTGAAGGCCAACAAGGACTTCTGGCGCGGGTCGCCCAAGTTCGACGAGCTGGTCTTCAAGACGTACAAGGACCAGGACGCCGCCGTCTCCGCCCTCAGGAAGGGCGAGGTGTCGTTCGTGGCCGGGCAGCCCGCGCTCACGCCCGCGCAGGCCGAGTCCTTGAAGAACGAGGACAACATCAAGGTCAATGAGGGGCCCGGGCGGCGGTTCTTCGCCCTGGCCACCAATCCCGGCGCCAAGACCCTCGACGGCAAGAAGTTCGGTGACGGGCATCCCGCGCTGCTCGACAAGAAGGTGCGGCAGGCGCTCTTCCTCTCCGTCGACCGTGAGGCGCTCGTCGACAAGGTCTTTCAGGGGCATGCCGTCGAAGGGGCCGGGTACATTCCGCCGCGCTTCTCCGAGTACGCCTGGAAGCCGTCCGCCGAGCAAGAGCTGAAGTACGACCCGAAGAAGGCCGCACAGCTCCTCGACGAGGCGGGGTACAAGGAGAACAGCAGCGGCAAGCGCGTCGGCAAGGACGGGAAGCCGCTCGACTTCCGCATCCTGTGCCACGCCACCGACCCCAACGACAAGGCCGTCGGGAAGTATCTGAAGGAGTGGTGGGGGGAGCTCGGCATCGGGCTCAAGGTGAATTGCCTCGATGACGTGTCCGTGCCCTGGTACGCGGGTGAGTACGATCTCGCCTTCGACGGGTGGTCCGTCAACCCCGACCCCGACTTCGTCCTCGGCATCCACACCTGCGCCGCGCTGCCGAAGAAGGCCAAGGAGAGCGCGGCCACGGACAACTTCATCTGCGACAAGAAGTACGACGATCTCTACGACAAGCAGCTCGCCGAGTACGACCAGGGCAAGCGCGCCGACATCGTGAAGCAGATGGAGTCGTGGCTGTACGACTCCGGGTACATGAACGTCCTCGCGTACCCGAACGCCGTAGAGGCCTACCGCACCGACCAGATCAAGTCCATCACCACCATGCCGACGGCCGCCGGCAACATCTACGGCCAGGACGGATATTGGAGCTGGTGGTCGGCCGTGCCCGCGGATGGGAAGAGTTCCTCCAAGGACGGCAGCTCGACCGGTGTCATCATCGGTATCGCCGCTGCCGCGGTGGTGCTCGTGGGCGGCGGAGTCCTGTTCGCCCTGCGCCGCCGTTCTACCGCAGAGGACCGCGAGTAA
- a CDS encoding ABC transporter ATP-binding protein, with protein sequence MTTQDDAGTVVEAPGGALLTAAGLHIAFPGRRGGPTARAVDGVDLDIKGGEIVALVGESGCGKTTLARSLLGLVPPTSGKVTFGGEPLDYSGRALKAYRKRVQLVLQDPSGSLNPRHTVYDAVAEGLRIHGYGGDERAAVAGALSRAGLRPPERFFLRYPHELSGGQRQRVVIAGALVLEPELIVADEPVASLDASVRGEILALLLRLRDELGLSALVVTHDLGLAWNIADRVAVMYLGRIVETGTVEEVLTSPQHPYTQALLSVLPEAPGAPVVLTGEPPDPSRIPGGCRFHARCQVLASGEAERAGVADRCRGEDLAVLSGAGETQVACHWAAAR encoded by the coding sequence ATGACGACGCAGGACGACGCAGGCACGGTGGTCGAGGCGCCGGGTGGTGCGCTGCTCACCGCCGCCGGTCTGCACATCGCCTTCCCCGGCCGCCGTGGTGGACCGACCGCGCGTGCGGTGGACGGCGTCGACCTCGACATCAAGGGCGGCGAGATCGTCGCCCTGGTCGGCGAGTCGGGCTGCGGCAAGACGACACTGGCCCGCTCACTGCTGGGCCTCGTCCCGCCGACCTCCGGCAAGGTCACATTCGGCGGCGAACCACTCGACTACTCCGGCCGCGCCCTGAAGGCGTACCGCAAGCGGGTCCAGCTGGTGCTCCAGGACCCGAGCGGGTCGCTCAATCCCCGGCACACGGTGTACGACGCCGTGGCGGAGGGGCTGCGCATCCACGGGTACGGGGGCGACGAGCGGGCGGCGGTCGCCGGGGCCCTCTCCCGGGCCGGCCTGCGCCCGCCCGAGCGCTTCTTCCTGCGCTACCCGCACGAACTCTCGGGCGGCCAGCGCCAGCGCGTCGTCATCGCGGGCGCGCTTGTCCTCGAACCCGAACTCATCGTCGCCGACGAGCCGGTGGCGTCACTGGACGCGTCCGTACGCGGCGAGATCCTGGCACTCCTCCTGCGGCTGCGCGACGAACTGGGCCTGTCGGCACTGGTGGTGACCCACGACCTCGGCCTCGCCTGGAACATCGCCGACCGGGTCGCGGTGATGTACCTGGGCCGGATCGTGGAGACGGGAACGGTGGAGGAGGTCCTGACGTCCCCTCAGCACCCCTACACGCAAGCCCTCTTGTCCGTCCTGCCCGAGGCCCCCGGGGCCCCGGTCGTCCTCACGGGCGAGCCCCCGGACCCGTCCCGCATCCCCGGCGGCTGCCGCTTCCACGCCCGCTGCCAGGTACTCGCCTCGGGCGAGGCGGAACGGGCGGGGGTCGCGGACCGCTGCCGGGGGGAGGACCTGGCGGTGCTCTCCGGGGCGGGCGAGACGCAGGTGGCGTGCCACTGGGCGGCGGCGCGTTAG
- a CDS encoding tetratricopeptide repeat protein, translated as MQETRRTAVVRAAGQGSGHLLAPRLVLTAQHVLGGRTDATVQVPGSDPVSCRVVWSRSDGPYDSALLLAEQDLTRDLAPVRWGRLVTQDPADTWIRGYTGHSGRTGTLGSTSFVGVLDPMEAVESDRYVLSLTGTPPVGPERVSPWAGLSGGAVWCAGTLVGVAVADLPGWQHSRIEAVPSYVLFADEAFRELVRLHTGATIHLEPAEFADHTESVEPLVPRSAATLLHPRAETVRFTGRRELLDEMVAWSTADDDLSMAVLTGAGGAGKTRLARELGHRVAAERYAVVHLRRGSGPDQHRLLAGTTAPVLLVIDYAESRVEEVGELLRLLGRSTSGVPLRVLLVARALGQWWDELRSLGGAEAADTTARARRWSILDTASLGVAEDEIFRTAVADLTRGAAALGLPVAAGSPHDMLPEPPGTPRRPHRTVLDIHMAALASVLAPSAGPPVRDAQEALIGHESAYWRETSRRAPLGALGDAALRNAVVTATLVGPVPGARAHAMLARVPRVGDHPESVRRAVADWLHELYPRPDSADGGTTWQWGPLQPDPLGEFLVGRRVAAEPEILLRLLPVLDGQETVNALLVLSRAAAQTESEPLADVLRTAVRSRPAHLAPLLVAAGTRSAEPAILIAALDQILVEELLPPGRLLDLAARIPPLTRALSSWSVRLHEKLLEVEPEPSAADPHRERAGTLHNLAGRQLGAHRNQEALETATSGLRLLDTEGAGGFGDVLRGLLLHDRATALGRLGRFDEAVRDGRQSVAQFVALQVTGGKNQSFAPLGLGAVLNNLSRHLAETGDDEAALAAARRSVDTRRELAADDVTLLPDLARSLSTLTTRLYEAGDLAAAMEAANESLSVRRRAAQDHPDAYLEELASILRNRARVLVDLGDLVGALEDVREDAAIRRQLAHSGPPRSRVQLVHALNKLVDLRLRIGSPSEAVEAAVEATGLARRLVAEDGRRHLPLLGISFLVQTRSLLHASQASVAYRVNIKAAQVFRTVHRENPADYEGLLDALANQAHFMSAAERPKEEEQAAAESVALLAGLPAELRDELRAETAAAHEYHAQTLIALHRPEAAQEACDAALALYRELEREDPGSCTERLEKVAALRDAAAS; from the coding sequence ATGCAGGAGACACGCCGGACCGCCGTGGTGCGGGCGGCGGGACAAGGGTCGGGCCACCTGCTCGCGCCGCGCCTCGTACTCACCGCGCAGCACGTCCTGGGGGGCCGCACGGACGCGACGGTGCAGGTGCCCGGGAGCGACCCCGTCTCCTGCCGAGTGGTGTGGTCGCGCTCCGACGGGCCCTACGACAGCGCCCTGTTGCTGGCCGAGCAGGATCTGACGCGCGACCTCGCCCCCGTGCGCTGGGGCAGATTGGTGACGCAGGACCCGGCGGACACGTGGATCCGGGGATACACGGGTCATTCAGGGCGTACGGGGACCCTGGGTTCCACGTCGTTCGTCGGCGTGCTCGACCCCATGGAAGCCGTCGAGTCCGACCGCTACGTACTGAGCCTGACCGGCACTCCCCCGGTCGGGCCCGAGCGGGTCTCGCCCTGGGCCGGCCTGTCGGGCGGCGCCGTGTGGTGCGCGGGCACTCTTGTGGGTGTCGCCGTCGCCGACCTGCCGGGCTGGCAGCACAGCAGGATCGAGGCAGTCCCCAGCTACGTCCTCTTCGCCGACGAAGCGTTCCGCGAACTGGTGCGCCTGCACACCGGGGCGACCATCCACCTCGAACCCGCCGAGTTCGCCGACCACACCGAATCCGTCGAGCCGCTCGTGCCACGGTCCGCCGCCACCCTGCTCCACCCCAGAGCGGAGACCGTGCGGTTCACCGGGCGCCGCGAACTCCTCGACGAGATGGTGGCGTGGAGCACGGCGGACGACGACCTGTCGATGGCGGTCCTCACCGGGGCCGGCGGTGCCGGGAAGACACGGCTCGCCCGCGAGCTCGGACACCGGGTCGCCGCGGAACGGTACGCGGTGGTGCACTTGAGGCGGGGCAGCGGACCGGACCAGCACCGGCTTCTCGCGGGTACGACGGCCCCCGTCCTCCTGGTGATCGACTACGCGGAGAGCCGGGTGGAGGAGGTGGGGGAACTCCTGCGCCTGCTGGGGCGGAGCACGAGCGGGGTCCCGCTCAGGGTCCTGCTCGTCGCACGAGCCCTCGGCCAGTGGTGGGACGAGCTGCGCTCCCTCGGCGGGGCGGAGGCTGCGGACACGACGGCGCGGGCCCGGCGCTGGTCGATCCTGGACACGGCGTCCCTGGGCGTGGCCGAGGACGAGATCTTCCGCACGGCGGTGGCGGACCTGACACGGGGAGCGGCGGCGCTGGGGCTCCCGGTGGCGGCGGGGTCGCCGCACGACATGCTCCCTGAGCCGCCGGGCACGCCCCGGCGCCCGCACAGGACCGTCCTCGACATCCACATGGCGGCGCTCGCGAGCGTGCTGGCGCCGAGCGCCGGGCCTCCGGTACGGGACGCCCAGGAGGCCCTCATCGGCCATGAGTCGGCGTACTGGCGGGAGACCTCGCGCCGCGCCCCGCTCGGTGCCCTCGGCGACGCCGCACTGCGCAACGCGGTGGTGACCGCCACCCTCGTGGGGCCGGTGCCGGGTGCGCGCGCCCACGCGATGCTCGCTCGGGTGCCGCGCGTCGGCGACCACCCGGAGTCGGTGCGGCGGGCGGTGGCGGACTGGCTCCACGAGCTCTATCCACGCCCCGACTCGGCGGACGGCGGCACGACGTGGCAGTGGGGCCCTCTCCAGCCCGACCCCCTGGGCGAGTTCCTCGTGGGCAGGCGAGTGGCGGCCGAGCCGGAGATCTTGCTTCGTCTGCTGCCGGTGCTCGACGGGCAGGAGACGGTGAACGCGCTTCTTGTGCTGAGCCGGGCCGCGGCGCAGACCGAGTCCGAGCCTCTGGCGGACGTCCTGCGCACCGCCGTCCGCTCCCGCCCGGCGCATTTGGCGCCCCTGCTGGTGGCGGCGGGAACGCGCAGCGCGGAACCCGCGATCCTGATCGCGGCGCTGGACCAGATCCTCGTGGAGGAACTGCTGCCGCCGGGCCGGTTGCTCGACCTGGCGGCGAGGATCCCACCCCTCACCCGGGCGCTGTCGTCGTGGAGCGTCCGCCTGCACGAGAAGCTGCTGGAGGTCGAGCCCGAGCCGTCGGCGGCCGACCCGCACCGGGAGCGGGCGGGCACTCTGCACAATCTGGCAGGACGGCAACTCGGGGCCCACCGTAACCAGGAGGCACTGGAGACCGCGACGTCCGGACTGCGGCTGCTCGACACAGAGGGCGCCGGAGGCTTTGGCGATGTGCTCCGGGGACTGCTGCTGCACGACCGAGCGACAGCACTGGGCAGGCTCGGGCGGTTCGATGAGGCCGTGCGCGACGGACGGCAGAGCGTCGCGCAATTCGTGGCGTTGCAGGTGACGGGTGGCAAGAACCAGTCGTTCGCGCCGCTCGGGCTGGGGGCGGTGCTGAACAACCTCTCCCGGCACCTCGCGGAAACAGGCGACGACGAAGCGGCGCTTGCGGCCGCCCGCAGGTCGGTCGATACACGACGCGAACTCGCCGCCGACGACGTCACGCTGCTGCCCGATCTGGCCAGGTCGCTCAGTACGCTCACGACGCGACTCTATGAGGCCGGTGACCTCGCCGCAGCGATGGAGGCCGCGAACGAATCCCTGAGCGTCCGCCGTAGAGCCGCGCAGGACCATCCGGACGCGTACCTGGAGGAACTCGCCTCGATCTTGCGCAACAGGGCGCGGGTCCTTGTCGACCTGGGCGATCTCGTCGGTGCGCTGGAAGACGTACGGGAGGACGCGGCGATCAGACGGCAGCTCGCCCACTCGGGGCCGCCACGCTCGAGGGTGCAACTCGTGCATGCCCTGAACAAACTGGTCGACCTGCGTCTCAGGATCGGTTCGCCGTCGGAGGCCGTCGAGGCGGCGGTCGAGGCCACCGGTTTGGCGCGCAGGCTCGTGGCCGAGGACGGCCGACGGCATCTGCCGCTGCTCGGAATATCCTTCCTCGTACAGACCCGGTCCTTGCTCCACGCGTCGCAGGCATCGGTCGCCTACCGGGTGAACATCAAGGCCGCGCAGGTGTTCCGCACCGTCCACCGCGAGAACCCCGCGGATTATGAGGGCCTGCTGGATGCACTGGCCAATCAGGCCCACTTCATGTCCGCGGCGGAACGTCCGAAGGAGGAGGAACAGGCTGCTGCCGAATCAGTCGCCCTCCTGGCCGGTCTGCCTGCGGAGTTGAGGGACGAACTGAGGGCCGAGACCGCCGCGGCCCACGAATACCACGCCCAAACCCTCATCGCCCTGCACCGTCCGGAAGCGGCTCAGGAGGCGTGCGACGCCGCACTGGCCCTGTACCGCGAGCTGGAGCGCGAGGATCCGGGCTCGTGCACGGAGCGTCTCGAGAAGGTGGCGGCGCTCCGCGATGCGGCGGCGTCCTGA
- a CDS encoding ABC transporter ATP-binding protein → MTDITEASPRRLLDVRDLEVTYANGAAAVRGVNLHVDAGRKLGVAGESGCGKSTLALALLRLLPAGTKVSGEILLDGEDVLTMKWGQVRAVRWAGASIVFQGAMHSLNAVHRIGDQIAEPILLHKKATQAGAKTKVGELLEHVGLPAARAEAYPHELSGGQRQRVMIAMALACDPRLIIADEPTTALDVMIQAQILRLIEQLVAEQDLGLMMISHDLAVLSDTCDRLAVMYAGRVVEEGPASEVYENARHPYGKALSAAFPRIGDIASRFAPRGLPGDPPDPSALPTGCTFHPRCAVALDTCATEDQALRDAGPHHRAACVHAGAPLPAQPTSAPATAERTP, encoded by the coding sequence ATGACCGACATCACCGAAGCGAGCCCGCGGCGCCTGCTCGACGTACGCGATCTCGAAGTGACGTACGCGAACGGCGCCGCCGCCGTCCGCGGTGTGAACCTGCACGTCGACGCGGGCCGGAAACTGGGCGTCGCGGGCGAGTCGGGGTGCGGCAAGTCCACACTCGCGCTCGCCCTGCTGCGGCTGCTGCCCGCAGGCACCAAGGTGTCCGGCGAGATCCTGCTCGACGGCGAGGACGTCCTCACCATGAAGTGGGGGCAGGTCCGCGCGGTGCGCTGGGCCGGCGCCTCGATCGTCTTCCAGGGCGCGATGCACTCCCTGAACGCCGTCCACCGCATCGGCGACCAGATCGCCGAGCCGATCCTGCTGCACAAGAAGGCGACGCAGGCCGGCGCGAAGACCAAGGTCGGCGAGCTCCTCGAACACGTGGGGCTGCCCGCCGCCCGCGCGGAGGCCTACCCGCACGAGCTGTCCGGCGGCCAGCGCCAGCGCGTGATGATCGCGATGGCGCTCGCCTGCGATCCCCGGCTGATCATCGCCGACGAGCCGACCACCGCGCTCGACGTGATGATCCAGGCGCAGATCCTGCGCCTGATCGAACAGCTGGTGGCCGAGCAGGACCTGGGCCTGATGATGATCAGCCACGATCTGGCCGTGCTCTCCGACACGTGCGACCGGCTCGCGGTGATGTACGCGGGCCGTGTCGTCGAGGAGGGCCCGGCCTCCGAGGTCTACGAGAACGCCAGGCACCCGTACGGGAAGGCCCTCTCGGCGGCCTTCCCGCGCATCGGCGACATCGCGTCGCGGTTCGCCCCGCGCGGTCTGCCGGGCGATCCGCCCGACCCGTCCGCGCTCCCCACGGGCTGTACGTTCCATCCGCGCTGCGCGGTGGCGCTCGACACCTGCGCCACGGAGGACCAGGCGCTGCGGGACGCGGGGCCGCACCACCGCGCGGCGTGTGTCCACGCGGGGGCACCGCTTCCCGCGCAGCCCACGTCGGCCCCCGCGACGGCGGAGCGCACACCGTGA